One part of the Vanessa atalanta chromosome 4, ilVanAtal1.2, whole genome shotgun sequence genome encodes these proteins:
- the LOC125077932 gene encoding protein sprouty has product MDEYGGPAAPPRPPKPAARVHRAGAAGGGGAGAGGARQPAVSLLRPRPEAERERNAYVEAPRRAPPAPPHRHAASQPLKPVTAQPAADKRRTPLATDSIVCETCGRCRCEQCARPRPLPSRWLCGSCLCSAEACVDYASCMCCAKALFYHCGSGEEEASEPCACGPRLACVAALAVPLPCLWLYWPLRGCAAAGATAYARCRRAGCRCPEPPPLSSII; this is encoded by the coding sequence ATGGACGAGTATGGCGGGCCGGCGGCGCCGCCCCGGCCGCCCAAGCCGGCGGCGCGCGTGCACCGAGCGGGCGCGGCAGGCGGCGGGGGCGCGGGTGCGGGCGGCGCGCGCCAGCCCGCCGTGTCGCTGCTGCGGCCGCGGCCCGAGGCCGAGCGCGAGCGCAACGCGTACGTGGAGgccccgcgccgcgcgccccccgcgccgccccACCGACACGCGGCGTCGCAGCCGCTCAAGCCGGTGACCGCTCAGCCAGCCGCCGACAAGAGGCGAACGCCGCTCGCGACGGACTCGATCGTGTGCGAGACCTGCGGCCGCTGCCGCTGCGAGCAGTGCGCGCGGCCGCGTCCGCTGCCCTCGCGCTGGCTGTGCGGCTCGTGCCTGTGCAGCGCGGAGGCATGCGTCGACTACGCGTCGTGCATGTGCTGCGCGAAGGCGCTATTCTACCACTGCGGGAGCGGCGAGGAGGAGGCTAGCGAGCCGTGCGCGTGCGGGCCGCGGCTGGCGTGCGTAGCGGCGCTGGCGGTGCCGCTGCCGTGCCTGTGGCTGTACTGGCCGCTGCGCGGGTGCGCGGCGGCGGGTGCGACCGCATACGCGCGCTGCCGCCGCGCCGGCTGCCGCTGCCCCGAGCCGCCGCCGCTCTCCAGTATTATCTAG